The following are encoded together in the Robertmurraya sp. FSL R5-0851 genome:
- a CDS encoding patatin-like phospholipase family protein: MQKGSNDVFLDGIGLVLEGGGMRGVYTAGVLESFLENGLSFPYVIGVSAGACNAASYISQQKGRNKRVNLEYISDSRYLSLKNYIKNRELFGMDFIFNEIPSRLIPFDFESFYQNQTEFVIGTTDCKTGDPLYFKKSDYGQEMLTVLKASSSLPFVSQEIFFKSRYLLDGGISDSIPLKKAKSDGYKKNVVVLTRNEGYTKKPSRFSFLVKKRYPQYPGLQRALTRRYQMYNDTINEIIQEEKKGNIIVIRPTKPIKVGRLERNTTRLEDLYQQGYEDGLASIEAIMHF, encoded by the coding sequence GTGCAGAAAGGAAGTAATGATGTGTTTTTAGATGGAATCGGTCTTGTACTAGAGGGCGGCGGAATGCGCGGAGTTTATACGGCAGGTGTGTTAGAGAGCTTCTTAGAGAACGGATTATCTTTTCCTTATGTTATTGGAGTATCTGCTGGTGCGTGTAATGCTGCCTCTTATATATCACAGCAGAAAGGGAGAAATAAAAGGGTGAATCTAGAATATATATCGGATTCACGTTATCTCTCTTTGAAAAATTATATAAAAAACCGGGAGTTATTTGGAATGGATTTTATCTTCAATGAAATTCCATCAAGACTAATACCTTTTGACTTTGAATCCTTTTATCAAAATCAAACAGAATTTGTCATTGGAACAACTGACTGTAAAACGGGTGACCCTTTGTATTTTAAAAAAAGTGATTATGGTCAAGAGATGTTGACCGTATTGAAAGCGTCGAGCTCTCTTCCGTTTGTTTCACAAGAAATCTTTTTTAAAAGTAGATACTTACTAGATGGGGGAATTAGTGATTCGATTCCTTTAAAAAAGGCGAAGAGTGATGGTTATAAAAAGAATGTAGTAGTATTAACTAGAAACGAAGGGTACACAAAAAAACCTTCCCGATTTAGTTTTCTTGTAAAAAAGAGGTATCCTCAGTATCCTGGTCTACAACGAGCGTTAACGCGTCGGTATCAAATGTATAATGACACAATAAATGAGATTATTCAGGAAGAAAAGAAGGGGAATATAATCGTTATTCGACCAACAAAGCCAATTAAGGTTGGCCGATTGGAGAGAAATACGACGAGACTAGAAGACTTATATCAACAAGGTTATGAGGATGGGCTTGCAAGTATTGAGGCTATTATGCACTTTTAA